Proteins encoded within one genomic window of Phototrophicus methaneseepsis:
- a CDS encoding ABC transporter permease subunit yields the protein MNWRAMRAIVRKDLKVVLQTKAVLFPLIVVPLILLVVLPGVGGLLLANADPASSAITDFRDEMGLFFDNLPPALSARLNSFDNEVQMVTYLLFNMIFPSLYLILPLMVANIIAADSFAGEKERKTLEALVYSPTTDRELYVAKLIGPWLAGIAIGWLGYLAFTIVISLTTISFMHEVIVVDVTWLLLILWVTPAASGLGLGAMVLVSSRVSTFQEAYQLGGMVVLPILLLLFGQLGGIVYFSPIVVFIVGLILWLVTLGLMYFGAKTFRRGELMARL from the coding sequence ATGAACTGGCGAGCGATGCGGGCAATTGTCCGCAAGGACCTGAAAGTCGTCCTGCAAACGAAAGCTGTGCTGTTCCCGCTGATTGTGGTACCGCTTATCCTGCTGGTGGTGCTGCCGGGCGTGGGTGGCCTGTTACTGGCAAATGCCGATCCGGCATCCAGCGCTATCACTGACTTCCGGGACGAGATGGGACTGTTCTTCGATAACCTGCCCCCGGCATTGAGCGCCCGCCTGAACAGTTTCGACAACGAAGTTCAGATGGTGACGTATCTGCTGTTCAATATGATATTTCCATCACTGTATCTGATTCTGCCGCTAATGGTCGCCAACATCATCGCTGCTGACAGCTTCGCCGGGGAAAAGGAGCGCAAAACATTGGAAGCGCTGGTCTATTCCCCCACCACAGACCGTGAACTTTATGTAGCGAAGTTAATCGGCCCCTGGCTGGCAGGTATCGCCATCGGTTGGCTGGGTTATCTGGCCTTTACAATTGTCATCAGCCTAACAACCATCTCCTTTATGCACGAGGTCATCGTGGTGGATGTCACCTGGTTACTGCTCATCCTATGGGTGACTCCGGCGGCATCCGGCCTTGGCCTGGGCGCGATGGTACTGGTTTCCTCCAGAGTCAGCACCTTTCAAGAAGCATATCAACTTGGTGGGATGGTTGTCCTGCCGATTCTGCTGCTGCTGTTCGGACAGCTCGGTGGCATCGTCTATTTCAGCCCGATTGTCGTCTTTATCGTGGGACTCATTCTGTGGCTAGTTACTCTTGGCCTGATGTACTTCGGTGCAAAGACCTTCCGGCGCGGCGAACTCATGGCACGGTTATAG
- a CDS encoding type I glyceraldehyde-3-phosphate dehydrogenase: MAKIAIHGFGRIGRSTLKAALQNDLFSPISVSDIRDAQTFAALFAADSNYGRWHEPVESTDTTITIGGREIQYINTSESLPDWGALGVDLVIDCTGRATVRSGAQAHLDRGAKKVLISAASKSKEDCDAMLLLGINAEDYKPDQHHIISMASCTTNALAPVVKILRNNFGIEYGLFSTVHAYTNTQSLSDQPMKDRRDSWAAAENIIPSSSGAAKALVFIWEDLQMTGKAYRVPVRTGSIAEINAVLKQDVTKEQVVAAFEEAAQTEELQGVMGLLYDEWASARIVGDPHSSIIDMPLINVIGNRLVSVAAWYDNEMGYSTRLAEMASFLSR; the protein is encoded by the coding sequence ATGGCAAAAATCGCAATACATGGCTTCGGACGTATTGGGCGTTCTACCTTGAAGGCAGCGCTCCAAAACGATCTTTTTTCGCCGATTTCAGTATCGGATATTCGGGATGCACAGACTTTCGCGGCCCTTTTCGCTGCTGATAGCAACTATGGCCGCTGGCATGAGCCTGTGGAAAGTACCGATACGACCATCACCATTGGTGGGCGCGAAATCCAATATATCAACACCAGCGAATCACTCCCAGATTGGGGTGCTTTGGGCGTAGACCTGGTCATTGATTGCACAGGGCGGGCGACAGTTCGTTCAGGGGCACAGGCCCATCTCGATCGCGGTGCGAAGAAAGTACTCATCAGCGCCGCGTCAAAATCCAAAGAAGATTGTGATGCCATGCTGCTGCTCGGCATCAATGCGGAAGACTACAAACCCGATCAACATCACATTATCAGTATGGCAAGCTGCACGACCAACGCGCTTGCGCCTGTCGTCAAGATTCTGCGCAATAATTTTGGCATTGAATACGGCCTCTTTTCGACAGTTCATGCTTATACCAACACGCAATCGCTGTCGGATCAGCCGATGAAAGATCGTCGCGATTCCTGGGCTGCTGCTGAAAATATCATTCCTTCATCATCTGGCGCAGCCAAAGCGCTCGTCTTCATCTGGGAAGACCTGCAAATGACGGGCAAAGCTTATCGTGTGCCGGTACGCACAGGCAGCATTGCGGAGATCAACGCTGTTTTAAAGCAAGATGTTACAAAAGAACAGGTCGTCGCTGCCTTTGAAGAAGCTGCCCAGACGGAAGAACTACAAGGCGTGATGGGCCTGCTATATGATGAATGGGCTTCCGCACGTATTGTGGGGGACCCGCATTCCTCTATTATTGATATGCCGCTGATTAATGTCATCGGCAATCGGTTGGTATCCGTTGCCGCGTGGTATGACAATGAAATGGGCTACTCGACACGGCTTGCAGAAATGGCGAGCTTCCTCAGCCGCTAA
- a CDS encoding ABC transporter ATP-binding protein, which produces MTDHAIHMQHLTRSFGNVRAVDDLSLTVATGEVFGFLGHNGAGKTTTVRLLNGVLESDSGQMTVLGLNPQTDGATLRARTGVLTEMPSLDERLTGTENLIYYADLYSIPADRVQQRVNDVLETFGLSDRGSDRVGGYSKGMKQRLALARAFLHSPELIFLDEPTSGLDPIATQEVHDMIRHVSRDEGRTVFLCTHNLIEAQSLCDRVAILEHGRIKVAGAPHELAQQVGTRIRYVLEIAPQQMDAACVALAQMTAVEAVEASASSLTITVTDREVIPDALASLVTAQIRVYAVTQQQVSLEDIYLALHGRKEADS; this is translated from the coding sequence GTGACAGATCACGCGATCCATATGCAACACCTCACGCGCAGCTTTGGCAATGTGCGGGCGGTTGACGACCTCTCCCTGACGGTAGCCACTGGGGAGGTGTTTGGCTTTCTGGGACACAACGGTGCCGGGAAAACGACCACTGTTCGCCTGCTGAACGGCGTCCTGGAATCGGACAGTGGGCAAATGACTGTCCTCGGTCTGAATCCGCAAACGGACGGTGCTACTCTGCGGGCACGAACCGGTGTGCTGACAGAAATGCCTTCGCTCGATGAACGACTCACTGGCACCGAGAACCTGATCTACTATGCCGATCTGTACAGCATCCCCGCAGACCGTGTTCAGCAGCGGGTTAATGACGTTCTGGAGACATTTGGTCTGTCGGATCGCGGCAGCGACCGGGTTGGCGGTTACAGCAAAGGCATGAAGCAGCGGCTGGCACTGGCGCGTGCTTTTCTGCATAGTCCCGAACTGATCTTCCTTGATGAGCCAACCTCCGGTCTGGATCCGATTGCCACACAGGAAGTTCACGATATGATCCGGCATGTCAGCCGCGATGAAGGGCGTACCGTCTTTCTCTGTACACATAATCTGATAGAGGCACAGAGCCTGTGTGACCGAGTGGCGATCCTCGAACATGGGCGGATCAAGGTGGCAGGTGCTCCTCATGAACTTGCACAGCAGGTCGGTACGCGCATACGCTATGTGCTGGAAATCGCGCCACAGCAGATGGATGCCGCATGTGTTGCGCTGGCGCAGATGACCGCTGTTGAAGCAGTGGAGGCTTCTGCCAGCAGTCTGACGATTACGGTCACCGACCGAGAAGTCATTCCTGATGCGCTGGCATCTCTTGTCACAGCGCAAATTCGCGTCTATGCTGTCACGCAGCAGCAGGTTTCGCTGGAGGATATTTATCTGGCGCTGCATGGCCGAAAGGAAGCTGATTCATGA
- a CDS encoding class I SAM-dependent methyltransferase translates to MTKNNRSPAGWDAVANWYHGWVGEKGSDHHRKLAIPAILDLLQLKQNEALLDIGCGSGVLAAYTHEHQVVYTGIDVSERLVKIARQQHTGTFIVGDARRLKQQASIAPQSFDACAFLLSIQDMNPLEDALHSAAYALKPGGRIAILMTHPCFRIPHLSGWGYDEGRKLQFRRIDRYLTPQRVPMKAYDGNRSGNTVSFHRPLSAYINALGSNGFAVDALREITTYKQPRDKATRRAEQEIPLFLGLHARKVNE, encoded by the coding sequence ATGACTAAAAATAATCGTTCCCCTGCTGGCTGGGATGCTGTCGCGAACTGGTACCATGGATGGGTCGGAGAAAAAGGCAGCGATCATCATCGCAAGCTGGCGATACCCGCTATATTGGACTTACTACAACTCAAGCAGAATGAAGCCCTGCTCGATATAGGATGCGGCAGCGGTGTTCTAGCGGCTTATACCCATGAGCATCAGGTGGTTTATACAGGTATTGATGTCAGCGAGCGTCTGGTGAAGATTGCCAGACAGCAGCATACTGGCACCTTCATCGTGGGAGATGCAAGACGTCTCAAACAACAGGCGTCTATTGCCCCGCAATCCTTTGATGCCTGCGCCTTCCTGCTCAGCATCCAGGATATGAACCCACTAGAAGATGCGCTCCATAGTGCAGCCTATGCTCTTAAGCCCGGTGGGCGCATTGCTATCCTGATGACACATCCTTGCTTTCGCATCCCACACCTGAGCGGCTGGGGCTACGATGAAGGGCGCAAGCTGCAATTTCGGCGCATTGATCGCTATCTGACACCTCAGCGCGTCCCAATGAAAGCCTATGACGGCAATCGCTCCGGCAACACAGTCAGCTTTCATCGCCCCTTAAGCGCATATATCAACGCCCTGGGCAGCAATGGTTTTGCTGTCGATGCGCTGCGCGAGATCACGACCTATAAACAACCTAGAGATAAAGCCACCCGCCGTGCAGAGCAGGAAATCCCGCTCTTCCTGGGGCTGCATGCTCGCAAAGTCAATGAATGA
- a CDS encoding DUF6438 domain-containing protein, which translates to MKKHWIISLLMVLLGGMMTVNGQDAEAVITLERTACFGTCPVYSLSIWEDGTVRYNGSEYVTVTGEQTSEMDPETVQHMLSAFVDAGYFQWEDAYDTQVVSDLPTITTTVSDEGNTKTIMRYAGDTSAPLALPFLENWIDEMTNSALWTGQQPDLTAVSNNGNSPLLTLRRDPCFGMCPVYTIAAYEDGTVVYTGIAHVEEVGVSVLTVETANVTSVAQQADILGYFGWQDAYDERIMTDQATVTTSIRWEDEFKQIVRYDGDPNAPIGLLRLEERIDLLVTGSSG; encoded by the coding sequence ATGAAAAAGCACTGGATTATCAGTCTGTTGATGGTCTTGCTAGGTGGCATGATGACGGTAAATGGGCAGGACGCCGAAGCGGTAATCACGTTGGAAAGAACAGCCTGTTTTGGTACATGCCCGGTATACAGCCTGTCGATATGGGAAGATGGCACGGTACGCTACAACGGCAGTGAGTACGTCACTGTTACGGGGGAGCAAACCAGCGAAATGGACCCAGAGACGGTGCAGCATATGCTGAGTGCGTTCGTAGATGCGGGTTACTTCCAATGGGAGGATGCTTACGATACCCAGGTCGTTAGCGACCTCCCGACGATTACGACAACCGTTAGCGATGAGGGCAATACCAAGACCATCATGCGTTATGCAGGTGACACCAGCGCGCCCCTTGCTTTACCCTTCCTCGAAAATTGGATCGACGAGATGACGAACAGCGCGTTATGGACAGGGCAGCAGCCCGACCTGACGGCGGTATCCAACAATGGCAATTCACCATTGCTTACTCTGCGTCGTGATCCCTGTTTTGGGATGTGTCCTGTTTATACAATCGCAGCCTATGAAGATGGCACCGTCGTCTATACAGGTATAGCGCATGTCGAGGAAGTTGGCGTGTCGGTCCTGACCGTTGAAACTGCAAACGTCACCAGTGTGGCACAGCAGGCTGATATTTTGGGCTATTTTGGTTGGCAGGATGCCTACGACGAGCGCATCATGACCGACCAGGCCACCGTGACAACTTCTATTCGCTGGGAAGATGAGTTTAAGCAGATTGTGCGTTACGATGGCGATCCGAATGCGCCAATTGGCTTGCTACGCCTCGAAGAGCGTATCGACCTGTTGGTAACAGGTTCGTCAGGCTAG
- a CDS encoding PhoH family protein, which yields MDSHSITLLPNRNWDLTDWMRATGAESYAQMARVASELGLTNPAARTLDIYSERRIRDWATKGLNDYDVALDIIKILRAIAQKNRSIIFNYGNLALHARIFLKSKAGRPEWDTPSQDQIWEICKVASGLNNEIETELGNYDRFLDLRTRVRPAIPWRLYGREQATKQVLERIEQHPVTIIASTAGSGKTALAWHTAMIAYQEGLVTDIDWTTDKRQVMDADGQIYIYEDRSLDENEIIKSIAARFGWDDVLSKPPDKWVGACADHLRKVRHLIVVDNLETVSDQKAVVNMLQDMLTPLGSRAPIASRALITSRVDVESPEPARLDIGGLEPEGSKQYILDLQTRWNISNPLSAEEAVHLAEATRHNPLFIQIALRRYETGNTLEQITSDLNTGENFKAFRTLFEPLIMDLTPSAMAIAAFAALKTWRTGSGTISRSELRHHWQAFCQSKNILPQPEQQEEKFSEDLLSLVRKRIMNSIPSATQNQSLYAFHPLIQAYFLPKVRRSDL from the coding sequence ATGGATAGCCATTCCATTACCCTACTACCTAATAGAAATTGGGACCTCACGGACTGGATGCGAGCAACTGGGGCAGAATCCTACGCGCAGATGGCACGGGTCGCCAGCGAGCTCGGGTTAACAAATCCGGCCGCTAGGACGCTGGATATTTATAGTGAACGCCGCATACGCGATTGGGCGACAAAGGGACTGAACGATTATGATGTCGCGCTCGACATCATCAAGATACTGCGTGCCATCGCCCAGAAAAACAGAAGCATCATTTTTAACTATGGCAATCTTGCGCTCCACGCACGTATTTTCTTGAAGTCAAAAGCGGGGCGACCAGAATGGGATACGCCCTCACAAGACCAAATCTGGGAAATATGCAAAGTCGCCAGCGGTTTAAACAACGAGATTGAAACAGAGTTAGGGAACTATGATCGCTTTTTAGATTTAAGAACCCGCGTGAGGCCTGCCATCCCATGGAGATTATACGGTCGTGAGCAAGCGACGAAACAGGTCCTTGAGCGTATCGAACAACATCCCGTGACCATTATCGCCAGTACGGCTGGGAGTGGCAAAACAGCGCTGGCATGGCACACAGCTATGATCGCCTATCAAGAGGGACTCGTCACAGATATTGACTGGACGACCGATAAGCGGCAGGTCATGGATGCAGACGGGCAGATATACATTTATGAGGATCGCTCGCTAGACGAGAACGAAATCATCAAGAGCATTGCAGCCCGTTTTGGGTGGGACGATGTCCTGAGTAAACCACCTGATAAATGGGTTGGGGCATGTGCTGATCATCTGCGCAAGGTGCGGCACCTCATCGTTGTGGATAACCTTGAGACGGTGAGCGATCAAAAAGCGGTGGTCAATATGTTACAGGATATGCTGACGCCCCTAGGCAGCCGCGCCCCCATCGCAAGTCGTGCGCTCATCACATCGCGCGTTGATGTTGAATCGCCGGAGCCAGCTCGGCTGGATATTGGCGGCCTGGAGCCGGAAGGCAGCAAACAATATATTCTGGACCTTCAAACACGTTGGAACATCAGCAACCCATTGAGCGCAGAAGAAGCCGTTCATCTCGCAGAGGCCACACGCCATAACCCCCTGTTCATCCAGATTGCGCTGCGACGGTATGAAACAGGCAATACGCTTGAGCAAATCACATCGGACCTCAATACTGGCGAAAACTTCAAAGCTTTCCGGACGTTATTTGAACCGCTCATCATGGACCTGACGCCTTCCGCGATGGCCATTGCGGCATTTGCGGCGCTCAAAACATGGCGTACAGGTTCAGGGACAATTTCGCGCTCAGAACTCCGCCACCATTGGCAAGCATTCTGCCAGAGCAAAAACATACTGCCCCAACCGGAGCAGCAAGAAGAAAAATTCTCTGAAGATTTGCTCAGTCTCGTCAGAAAACGGATTATGAACTCGATTCCGTCCGCAACGCAAAATCAGTCACTTTATGCTTTCCATCCGTTGATTCAGGCTTATTTTCTGCCAAAGGTGCGCCGCAGCGATTTATGA
- a CDS encoding peptidoglycan DD-metalloendopeptidase family protein, which translates to MKRLGIIRGIIRLSFVAVMILALVGSLAQDTVLAQDEVPAIVLELRAALQQQGIITTEEASFTNVANRDGWIAGDVIIYTVNSEGYPTARFFVKAPDGRVAFNYTTEFDNLVREAPVGLVSEELITLWDVSSSLSPQLVSDNSIAFGLPFGVREEWVMTQGPHGANTPNSALDLAAGAGGSGWVRAPADGVVREICAGGQGWVVITHKRNFETYYYHLENVQVHVNQTVSRGTIIGHQGVSKACSATPTGAHVHFLVYYQGQPVRANELYFGGWRATSSDYRACLQRIQDGKLACGYGLLYNSGALGSGTTSRTDWNFNSADVPLGWVNTSSLSNPQRESKTKTLWTSVIGSDPSLWSPKITSVNTSDYGAIAITMASRVENCGQLFWDTGQGFKEAYSIKFDVDTDGDAHTYTLQLSNHSNWTGQLRQLRLDPSCRQSTQTGALRIDRIRLIQAVDPTPTPETCSSLPDTPGIYRASDFSWYLRSSNTTGPANQVFKYGAPSDQSIIGDWNGDGVDTVGIFRNGTFYLRNSNTTGYADITFAFGGSSDIAVAGDWDGDGIDTVGLYRPSTATWLFRNDNTPGAPQVAFIYGLANETPITGDWDGDGVDTIGIYRASDRKWYLRNQNSTGPAHMTFVYGNPAVDIPIVGDWNGDCVDTIGIYRASEARWYLRNINTTGNANIVFTYGAANEAPVAGKWGNLNLMSGLSEPIIIPPALPTWTLTPTMIPTESPTPYLTLTLTPTTSPTATGTPTLESTATVTASPTTASGSETPTATPTASATVPPTSTEMPIEPTLTPTSTPDPVITTAVSIPSATSTSSPTAQPTATPTSISQSPTAEPVVDLIPVVTATTEP; encoded by the coding sequence ATGAAACGCTTAGGCATTATACGAGGCATCATCCGATTATCGTTTGTGGCGGTTATGATTTTGGCACTTGTAGGGAGTTTGGCTCAAGATACGGTTTTAGCACAGGATGAAGTGCCAGCTATCGTGCTTGAACTGCGCGCAGCATTACAACAGCAAGGCATTATCACCACTGAAGAAGCATCCTTTACGAATGTTGCCAATCGCGATGGGTGGATCGCAGGGGATGTCATTATTTACACGGTTAATTCAGAGGGTTATCCGACAGCACGCTTTTTTGTAAAAGCGCCTGATGGCCGAGTCGCTTTTAACTACACCACAGAGTTCGACAATTTAGTACGCGAAGCCCCTGTTGGCTTGGTATCCGAAGAACTAATTACACTCTGGGATGTAAGCAGTAGCCTTTCACCTCAACTAGTTTCAGATAACTCTATTGCATTTGGGTTGCCTTTTGGCGTAAGAGAAGAATGGGTAATGACACAGGGCCCACATGGTGCTAATACGCCAAATTCAGCGCTAGATCTTGCAGCTGGAGCAGGAGGTTCGGGTTGGGTGCGAGCCCCAGCAGATGGCGTTGTCCGAGAAATATGTGCTGGAGGACAAGGATGGGTTGTCATTACCCATAAACGGAATTTCGAAACTTACTACTATCACCTTGAAAATGTTCAGGTACATGTCAATCAGACAGTATCTCGAGGGACGATAATTGGTCACCAAGGCGTGTCTAAAGCATGTAGTGCCACGCCCACTGGGGCACATGTACATTTTCTAGTGTATTATCAGGGCCAACCTGTACGCGCCAATGAACTTTATTTTGGTGGATGGCGTGCAACAAGTTCAGATTATCGAGCCTGTCTGCAACGTATTCAGGATGGGAAGCTTGCTTGTGGTTATGGCTTACTCTACAACTCAGGCGCCTTAGGGAGTGGCACCACATCCAGGACAGATTGGAACTTTAACAGTGCCGATGTCCCGCTAGGTTGGGTGAACACGTCAAGCCTGAGCAATCCTCAACGTGAATCAAAGACAAAGACGCTCTGGACATCCGTGATAGGATCGGATCCATCTTTATGGAGCCCCAAAATAACGTCTGTCAACACAAGTGATTATGGTGCAATCGCCATTACGATGGCATCCCGAGTAGAAAATTGTGGGCAGTTATTCTGGGATACCGGGCAAGGATTTAAAGAAGCTTATAGCATTAAGTTTGATGTAGATACTGATGGCGATGCGCACACTTACACCCTGCAACTATCCAATCATAGCAATTGGACAGGCCAACTCCGTCAGCTAAGGCTTGATCCATCCTGTAGACAATCCACACAGACCGGCGCTCTGCGGATTGATCGAATTCGTTTAATACAAGCAGTAGACCCCACACCAACGCCGGAGACGTGTTCCAGCTTACCAGATACACCCGGTATCTATCGTGCGAGTGATTTTAGCTGGTATCTGCGATCTTCCAATACAACAGGTCCGGCCAACCAGGTATTCAAATATGGTGCACCATCAGATCAATCTATCATCGGCGATTGGAACGGCGATGGCGTTGATACGGTCGGCATCTTCCGCAACGGCACGTTCTACTTACGGAACAGCAATACAACAGGCTATGCGGACATCACTTTTGCGTTTGGGGGTTCCTCAGATATTGCCGTTGCAGGTGACTGGGATGGCGATGGCATTGATACGGTCGGCCTTTATCGTCCCAGTACGGCAACATGGTTATTCCGTAATGACAATACGCCGGGGGCGCCTCAGGTGGCGTTTATATACGGCCTTGCCAATGAAACGCCGATCACAGGTGACTGGGATGGCGATGGCGTGGATACCATTGGCATCTATCGTGCCAGTGATCGCAAATGGTACCTACGCAATCAGAATTCTACCGGGCCTGCCCATATGACCTTTGTTTACGGCAATCCGGCAGTTGATATTCCCATCGTTGGGGATTGGAATGGCGACTGTGTGGATACAATTGGCATCTATCGCGCGAGTGAAGCCCGTTGGTATCTCAGGAATATCAACACAACGGGAAATGCCAATATTGTCTTTACCTATGGCGCAGCTAATGAAGCGCCTGTGGCGGGTAAATGGGGCAATTTAAATCTGATGAGTGGGCTAAGCGAGCCGATCATTATACCCCCTGCGCTGCCAACATGGACTTTAACGCCCACTATGATTCCTACAGAGAGCCCAACGCCCTACTTAACACTGACCTTGACGCCGACAACGTCACCGACCGCTACAGGGACGCCAACTTTAGAATCAACGGCGACTGTCACGGCTTCTCCAACCACGGCATCTGGGAGCGAGACGCCAACGGCGACACCTACCGCCTCGGCAACCGTCCCGCCAACGTCAACCGAGATGCCCATCGAACCGACATTAACACCAACGAGCACACCAGACCCCGTTATCACAACGGCAGTCAGCATACCCAGTGCAACGAGCACATCGTCACCCACAGCGCAGCCAACAGCAACACCGACTTCTATTTCACAGTCACCAACGGCTGAGCCTGTAGTCGATCTGATACCCGTTGTGACAGCCACCACCGAGCCTTAA
- a CDS encoding alpha/beta fold hydrolase, which translates to MTKRLLLLPLLISLLLSTQLIHAGTDSLVLFQPMPCPVQFPAGSLVECGTVTVPQDRAHPEERSVALAVAIFRAGRADAASDPLIYLDGGPGSRTLDAYALGMNSLLSAINRTRDVIIFDYRGMGYSDPALTCPESIGAPDDSWITACRDRYQAQGVDVTDFTTRDNAADAADIIRALGYEQYNIWGGSYGSSVAMTLLRDHPENIRAALVTALQPPQGDLQASIPVDLQDTIAAISELCAADAACSAAFPGDLIDELAVIVERLDDNPLSITVLGEEVEFKGSDLLLGLGELLKDETKIPIVPGLIATLYASQYDQIETYANALSTPPDPLRPIGAWYSMRCTDSILLTSPEAFNAALEQLNPAFRAAYAAANADQRSECEIWGARVPTEADPQPAITDVPVLIMSGALDPYSSQAWLDSTLATLPNGYGFLVPYHAHYVVGNRCVDRMLTDFINDPTVAPDGTCIEAIGALPFVTE; encoded by the coding sequence ATGACCAAACGACTGCTACTGCTTCCTTTATTGATATCCTTGCTGCTATCAACGCAGCTCATTCATGCCGGGACGGATTCGCTGGTGCTGTTCCAGCCCATGCCGTGCCCGGTACAATTTCCGGCTGGCTCCCTCGTCGAGTGCGGCACGGTGACCGTGCCGCAGGACCGCGCCCATCCTGAAGAACGCTCGGTGGCGCTGGCGGTTGCCATCTTCAGGGCGGGTCGGGCGGATGCCGCCAGTGATCCGCTGATTTACCTCGATGGTGGCCCCGGTTCGCGCACGCTGGATGCCTATGCACTGGGAATGAACAGCCTGCTGTCGGCCATCAACCGCACACGCGATGTGATCATCTTCGACTATCGCGGCATGGGGTATTCCGACCCGGCGCTGACCTGTCCGGAATCTATCGGTGCGCCCGACGATAGCTGGATCACCGCCTGCCGCGACCGTTACCAAGCACAGGGCGTGGATGTCACCGACTTCACCACCCGTGACAATGCCGCCGATGCCGCCGACATCATTCGCGCTTTAGGCTACGAACAGTACAACATCTGGGGCGGGTCTTATGGTTCTTCGGTTGCGATGACTCTGTTGCGCGATCATCCAGAGAATATCCGCGCCGCATTGGTGACAGCGCTTCAACCGCCGCAAGGTGATCTACAGGCTTCGATTCCAGTGGATTTGCAAGACACTATCGCAGCAATTTCAGAATTGTGTGCCGCCGATGCCGCCTGCTCGGCAGCCTTTCCGGGCGATCTGATTGACGAGTTAGCTGTCATCGTTGAGCGCCTGGACGATAATCCGCTGTCGATTACGGTACTAGGCGAAGAAGTCGAATTTAAGGGTAGTGATCTGCTGTTGGGTCTGGGTGAACTGCTCAAAGACGAGACGAAAATTCCGATTGTGCCGGGACTCATTGCGACACTCTACGCGAGTCAATATGACCAGATCGAAACGTACGCCAATGCGCTGTCAACACCGCCCGATCCACTGCGCCCGATCGGCGCATGGTACTCGATGCGCTGCACAGACAGCATCCTACTGACCTCGCCAGAAGCATTCAATGCTGCGCTGGAACAGCTCAACCCTGCTTTCCGTGCCGCCTATGCCGCCGCCAATGCGGATCAACGGTCAGAGTGTGAGATATGGGGCGCGCGCGTCCCAACAGAAGCGGATCCTCAGCCCGCCATCACGGATGTGCCGGTGCTCATTATGAGCGGCGCGCTCGACCCGTACAGCTCGCAGGCATGGCTGGATTCGACATTGGCGACCCTGCCCAATGGTTATGGTTTTCTGGTGCCCTATCACGCGCATTACGTCGTCGGCAATCGCTGTGTGGATCGTATGCTGACTGATTTCATCAACGATCCGACTGTCGCACCCGATGGCACCTGTATTGAGGCTATAGGCGCGCTGCCTTTCGTCACGGAGTAA